One genomic window of bacterium includes the following:
- a CDS encoding c-type cytochrome, which yields MPFDYRRALVITALCALAVGLALPVAAQNWPPEPKNLQYFPEDTDPRQLIQTMRGFAMGLGVRCQHCHVGEEGQPIFTFDFASDEKETKRKARVMLEMMDAINDEYLTQLGVETAGLLRVECVICHRGVARPEQLKDILAAVGSSEGAEAAVAKYGELREKHLGSGSYDFSEGTLIRAAEALAGAGHMDQAVALLEESLVHTPQSSWALGTLAGVENKRGNTEAAIAALKRILEFEPDNARVRQQIDKLSNPVPETPAEADS from the coding sequence ATGCCGTTCGATTACCGCCGTGCCTTGGTGATCACGGCTCTGTGTGCGCTGGCCGTTGGGCTGGCCCTGCCGGTTGCGGCCCAGAACTGGCCGCCCGAGCCGAAGAACCTGCAGTACTTCCCAGAGGACACCGATCCGCGACAGCTGATCCAGACGATGCGCGGGTTTGCGATGGGCCTGGGCGTGCGCTGCCAGCACTGTCACGTTGGCGAGGAAGGTCAGCCCATCTTCACCTTCGATTTCGCTTCGGACGAGAAAGAAACCAAGCGCAAGGCACGAGTGATGCTCGAGATGATGGACGCCATCAATGATGAGTATCTGACCCAGCTGGGCGTCGAGACCGCCGGGCTCCTGCGCGTTGAGTGCGTGATCTGCCATCGGGGCGTGGCCCGTCCCGAGCAGCTCAAGGATATTCTGGCCGCTGTCGGCAGTTCGGAGGGAGCCGAGGCCGCGGTCGCCAAGTACGGAGAGCTGAGAGAGAAGCACCTCGGCAGTGGCTCGTACGACTTCTCCGAGGGCACCCTCATTCGGGCGGCCGAGGCTCTTGCGGGCGCTGGGCACATGGACCAAGCCGTGGCCCTGCTCGAGGAGAGTCTGGTGCACACCCCTCAGTCGAGCTGGGCGTTGGGCACACTGGCGGGCGTCGAGAACAAGCGCGGTAACACCGAGGCCGCGATTGCGGCGCTGAAGAGAATCCTCGAGTTCGAGCCGGACAACGCGCGGGTTCGGCAGCAGATCGACAAGCTGTCGAACCCGGTTCCGGAGACGCCGGCCGAAGCCGACTCCTAG